Proteins found in one Macrobrachium nipponense isolate FS-2020 chromosome 35, ASM1510439v2, whole genome shotgun sequence genomic segment:
- the LOC135208853 gene encoding innexin inx2-like, whose protein sequence is MVLGVLGALAAIAKVRYSFTAVDSHVFRLHYRWTATFCFACCALVVAKEYVGETIECMTSDVNALKPITTYCWITSTFTINSTYPMRGVGRYDPKIHEQRFHAYYQWVPLVLFFQGCLFYMPHLIWKLYEGKHVDRLLQDLNKNIFDEDAKKKKENIISYVRESWGLNMQYAAIYHACEALNLANVLLQMYSVDRFLGGVFWDYGTKILSLVTADDAERYDALITVFPRLTKCNYRKIGPSGTVMLEDILCVLPQNIVNEKIYLVMWLWFIVLAIITAIWLIWRLAVLISGSLRLRLLERLSKSRLTEKMERTIHSLHLGDFCLLENIGHNVDALNFKDILQGVTDAVEEYDPSAPISDGTYTPFLKPGGDDLAPRFRHNAGDGL, encoded by the exons ATGGTGCTGGGAGTCCTAGGCGCCTTGGCGGCGATCGCCAAAGTGAGGTACTCCTTCACGGCCGTCGACAGCCACGTCTTCCGCCTTCACTACCGGTGGACAGCCACCTTCTGCTTCGCCTGCTGCGCCCTCGTCGTTGCCAAGGAGTACGTGGGCGAGACCATCGAGTGTATGACCAGCGACGTCAACGCCCTGAAGCCCATAACGACATATTGCTGGATCACTTCGACCTTCACCATCAACTCAACATATC CTATGAGAGGAGTTGGCAGGTACGATCCGAAAATCCACGAACAGAGGTTCCACGCCTATTACCAGTGGGTTCCCCTTGTGCTCTTCTTCCAG GGATGCCTCTTCTACATGCCCCACTTGATCTGGAAGTTGTACGAGGGAAAGCACGTCGACCGGCTCCTTCAGGATCTCAACAAGAATATCTTCGATGAGGAcgccaagaagaagaaggagaatataaTAAG TTATGTCCGAGAATCTTGGGGTCTGAACATGCAGTATGCAGCTATATACCACGCCTGTGAGGCTCTCAATTTAGCCAACGTTCTTCTGCAGATGTACTCTGTGGACAGATTTCTAGGGGGcgtcttctgggactatggtaccaaG ATCTTGTCCCTGGTGACGGCAGACGACGCCGAGAGGTACGACGCCCTTATCACGGTCTTCCCGAGGCTGACGAAGTGCAACTACAGGAAAATCGGGCCCTCGGGAACAGTGATGCTCGAAGACATCCTCTGCGTCCTCCCACAGAATATCGTCAACGAGAAGATCTATCTCGTGATGTGGCTGTGGTTCATTGTCCTTGCAATCATCACTGCGATTTGG TTGATATGGCGCTTGGCGGTGCTGATCAGCGGATCCCTCCGGCTTCGACTGCTGGAGCGCCTCAGCAAGTCCCGCCTCACCGAAAAGATGGAGCGCACGATCCACAGCCTCCACTTGGGAGACTTCTGTCTCCTGGAAAACATCGGGCACAACGTGGATGCCCTGAACTTCAAGGACATCCTGCAGGGGGTCACGGACGCGGTCGAGGAATACGATCCCTCGGCGCCCATCAGCGACGGGACGTACACGCCCTTCCTGAAACCCGGAGGGGACGACCTGGCGCCCAGATTCCGGCACAACGCCGGCGACGGATTGTGA